Proteins from a genomic interval of Sphingobacterium sp. SYP-B4668:
- a CDS encoding SusC/RagA family TonB-linked outer membrane protein, with amino-acid sequence MNIFSSKKHQLLAMLLLRFKSPGRTMPLRLGMLGLLSMSYHVGLAQSTASVNGVVRDSENNPITGATVTIESPTTKYKQVNTTNTEGIFSFDRIPEGQGYVITVSYLGFKTKTLSNYNIDSKDKVAITVALEQEQESLEEVVVVGYGKQRKANITGSVASVNAEQLKNIAPSNLSNTLAGRAAGINVTNTSGMAGASSSLRIRGSFAEPLYVIDGIVRDKAAFDALEANEVDQMSFLKDAATAAVYGTRAGNGVVVVTTKKGTAQEPVFNVQSNYSFGAPTQTLLADITTAADELTYQNRVSQFLWENGPRTQPWVAPNGQTEFDYFKDKDYSVNDVIWRNPFSHRQSISVSGGGDRITYYNLVSYRKENGSYKSLEHEKFNLRSNVSAKITDDFTIDVNISANQINSKRFYWPFSTSSNDDDFDVSDFYRVTFNWPKMYPFYLNKDGSPSNTPTDYPVQTPMGSWQAWNVIDQVVGNRYIDRKVRQVNPIMTLDYKLDKLIEGLSTKVVGSYLAEDYMRKRFMTFQKNYTFTSLNPDGNRFIPAPPSEDKINIFTFSQAQPFMDYAPQREWEYQVNWFLNYNRRFNKHAIDALVVYEQFKAGGTYVTSRAENPIVSIDQMFIYPTDRTFRSTDAYESINSRRGFIGRANYNYADKYIAEFSFRYDGSPLFPGDKRWGFFPSMSAAWRVSEEQFFSTIKNTFSDLKLRASYGTTGNDLNVAAERIGQFLYQEKYRPSGGYMFGDRYYNGIAYGATPTQNLTWTTSRSINIGVDFGLLNNKLSGTLDVFSRKETDILGPRSLKVPDNYGRELAPENYAARSYKGGELSLNWNDRVGEVSYGLTANMGYAKDRWDVYDEEPAFAVGGTRNFESRVGRPENRIVGLEAIDLVRTQEQLDALKNQGFKSYGRDPYLGMILYKDIRGANYSNTPDGKIDDNDMMLLSEDNTPRINYGFGLNASWKGLSVSALLQGVMAYDRVISNQEGGGIRQHGGTFRPYYPIWAGDVWTPENPNADYPRVVGSNWQESGTGASSFWIRNGAYLRLRDLNISYSLPQSVTNAMKIKNVNVFFNGTNLFVFSPMTEFHDPEQKMYDSYPVMKTFTLGLDVKF; translated from the coding sequence TCCAGGGCGCACTATGCCTCTGCGGCTAGGGATGCTGGGGCTACTCAGTATGAGTTATCATGTTGGATTAGCACAGTCGACAGCCTCCGTGAATGGAGTAGTACGGGACTCCGAAAACAACCCCATTACGGGGGCAACAGTCACTATAGAAAGTCCCACGACAAAATACAAGCAGGTCAATACGACAAATACAGAGGGGATATTCTCATTTGACCGCATTCCCGAAGGGCAGGGCTATGTGATCACGGTGAGCTATTTGGGATTCAAGACCAAGACACTTAGCAACTACAATATTGATTCGAAAGACAAAGTGGCCATTACCGTTGCTCTGGAACAGGAGCAAGAAAGCCTGGAAGAAGTGGTAGTAGTGGGATATGGAAAGCAACGAAAAGCAAATATTACAGGATCTGTCGCGTCAGTGAATGCCGAGCAACTGAAGAATATCGCGCCTTCTAATCTCTCGAATACCTTAGCCGGACGTGCGGCGGGTATCAATGTGACCAATACATCAGGTATGGCCGGAGCATCTTCAAGTCTACGGATTCGTGGTAGTTTTGCCGAACCTTTGTATGTCATCGATGGTATCGTGCGGGATAAGGCAGCGTTTGATGCATTGGAAGCCAATGAGGTGGATCAGATGAGCTTCTTGAAAGATGCAGCTACGGCTGCCGTATACGGCACACGTGCAGGTAATGGTGTTGTGGTGGTAACAACCAAGAAAGGCACGGCCCAAGAACCCGTTTTCAATGTACAAAGTAACTACAGCTTTGGGGCTCCGACACAGACGCTCTTGGCAGATATCACCACAGCGGCAGACGAATTGACCTATCAAAATAGGGTTTCTCAATTCTTATGGGAAAATGGACCGCGCACGCAACCTTGGGTAGCTCCTAATGGCCAAACTGAATTTGATTATTTTAAAGATAAAGACTATAGTGTCAATGATGTCATCTGGAGAAATCCATTCAGCCATAGACAATCTATCTCTGTATCCGGTGGTGGTGATCGCATCACGTACTACAATTTGGTCAGTTACCGTAAAGAGAATGGATCATATAAATCCTTGGAACACGAAAAGTTCAATTTGAGAAGTAATGTTAGCGCTAAGATAACGGATGATTTTACGATAGATGTAAATATATCTGCCAACCAGATTAACTCCAAGCGTTTTTATTGGCCATTCAGCACCTCTTCCAACGATGATGATTTTGATGTGTCCGATTTTTACCGTGTGACCTTTAACTGGCCTAAGATGTATCCGTTCTATCTGAACAAAGATGGGTCACCTAGCAATACCCCGACAGACTATCCTGTCCAAACCCCAATGGGGAGTTGGCAGGCATGGAATGTCATCGATCAGGTCGTGGGGAATCGGTACATCGACCGGAAGGTTCGACAGGTAAATCCGATCATGACTTTGGACTACAAGCTAGACAAACTAATCGAAGGTCTCTCGACAAAGGTCGTGGGGAGTTACCTTGCTGAAGATTACATGCGAAAGCGGTTTATGACCTTCCAAAAGAATTATACTTTTACTTCCTTGAACCCGGATGGAAATAGGTTCATACCAGCCCCACCTTCGGAGGATAAAATCAATATTTTCACGTTCAGTCAAGCCCAACCATTCATGGACTATGCTCCACAACGCGAATGGGAATACCAGGTTAACTGGTTCTTGAACTACAATAGGAGGTTCAATAAGCACGCAATTGATGCGTTGGTTGTCTACGAACAGTTTAAAGCAGGTGGTACATATGTGACTTCACGTGCAGAGAATCCTATTGTCAGCATCGATCAAATGTTTATCTACCCGACCGATAGGACGTTCAGGTCGACAGATGCCTACGAAAGTATCAATTCTCGAAGAGGTTTCATTGGACGTGCAAACTATAATTATGCAGATAAGTATATTGCCGAATTTTCATTCAGATATGACGGCTCTCCGTTATTTCCAGGGGATAAACGTTGGGGCTTTTTTCCATCCATGTCTGCTGCGTGGCGAGTATCTGAGGAGCAGTTTTTCTCCACGATCAAAAATACGTTTAGTGACTTGAAACTACGGGCTTCATACGGTACTACAGGTAATGATTTGAATGTCGCTGCCGAGCGGATAGGACAATTTCTTTATCAAGAGAAATATAGACCCTCTGGTGGCTATATGTTTGGGGATCGATATTACAATGGTATCGCGTATGGCGCCACACCCACCCAAAATTTGACTTGGACAACATCCAGAAGTATCAATATAGGTGTAGATTTCGGTCTGCTCAACAATAAGTTGAGCGGTACGTTGGATGTATTCAGTCGTAAGGAGACGGATATTTTGGGCCCACGGTCGTTAAAAGTGCCCGACAACTACGGCCGAGAATTAGCTCCTGAAAATTATGCTGCAAGAAGCTACAAAGGTGGTGAGCTGTCCCTTAATTGGAATGATCGAGTAGGTGAGGTGTCTTATGGACTTACTGCAAACATGGGCTATGCTAAGGATCGATGGGATGTGTATGATGAGGAGCCTGCATTTGCTGTAGGGGGCACGCGAAATTTTGAATCACGTGTGGGCCGACCCGAAAATCGTATCGTAGGGCTGGAGGCCATTGACCTGGTACGGACGCAAGAGCAGCTCGATGCGTTGAAGAACCAAGGATTCAAGAGCTATGGACGTGATCCTTACCTAGGTATGATTTTGTATAAGGATATCCGTGGTGCAAATTATTCGAATACCCCAGACGGCAAGATTGATGACAACGATATGATGTTACTTTCGGAAGATAATACACCTAGGATCAATTACGGCTTTGGTTTAAATGCCAGTTGGAAAGGACTTTCTGTCTCTGCCTTACTCCAAGGGGTAATGGCCTATGATAGGGTTATCAGTAATCAAGAGGGGGGTGGTATACGTCAACATGGAGGTACCTTTCGACCCTATTATCCAATCTGGGCAGGAGATGTTTGGACGCCGGAGAATCCCAATGCTGACTACCCGAGAGTGGTCGGTTCTAATTGGCAAGAGTCAGGAACTGGAGCTTCGAGTTTCTGGATCCGTAATGGTGCCTATTTACGCCTAAGAGATTTGAATATTTCCTACAGTCTACCCCAATCCGTTACAAATGCGATGAAAATCAAAAATGTGAATGTGTTTTTTAATGGAACCAATCTATTTGTATTCTCTCCCATGACGGAGTTTCATGATCCGGAGCAAAAGATGTACGATTCCTATCCTGTCATGAAGACATTCACATTGGGTCTGGATGTTAAATTTTAA
- a CDS encoding RagB/SusD family nutrient uptake outer membrane protein produces MKTIFYPLIALLLTTWSCKNVLDIDDLNSLDESKVWSDSNLVRAYLTNLYPLFGNWSAGADNNSEQLIGISFPLDAVTVNNAAYKSWDYTTIRRINTAIQKVNESTILSTNFKNAMVSQALFMRAYMYFNMVRHHGGVPYITVPQDLEKDDLQTPRNTTKECFDLIIKDLDEAIALLPPTIAKGSADYGRIDGNFAVAFKAKVLLYKASPQFNPANPYDNGYWTEAYNASKIAYERLKANGYSLTTDYANIALLEKGPEVVFAVVNAYPNKVAAWDNGVRPGSESRGAAGAVPSWDFVKAFPMKDGRPFSDPAGKYHKSDAEFLQSYWENRDPRFDKSIVWNGKIYEVSGKTGKRQYTSVGIAADLDNFGVNPKANTPSENLNRYSGFFILKNSKLSLKQTEVETQYDVDYVLMRFAEVMMNYAEAANETGDFNTALDILKQIRMRAGIEAGADGKYGIIATDRTQMRDAILAERNIEFCFEGHRFWDLRRSRKLNVLNNTTKYGVEAIAINSNGNEMDLEEAAALAKAYQLKENQFKYSVLQVPNTGNKVNLVPDTYYFFPIAQSVIDKNPKIIQNKDWGGGFDPTIHD; encoded by the coding sequence ATGAAAACTATATTTTATCCCCTAATTGCATTGCTACTGACGACTTGGTCCTGTAAAAATGTTTTAGATATCGATGACTTGAATTCACTAGATGAAAGCAAGGTCTGGAGTGACTCCAATTTGGTGCGGGCATATTTGACCAACCTATACCCTTTGTTCGGCAACTGGAGTGCAGGAGCTGACAATAATTCTGAGCAATTGATTGGAATTTCGTTTCCATTAGACGCGGTGACGGTCAACAATGCTGCATATAAATCTTGGGACTATACCACTATAAGAAGAATCAATACTGCCATTCAAAAAGTCAACGAAAGCACCATCTTATCTACTAATTTTAAGAACGCGATGGTTAGCCAAGCCCTATTCATGCGTGCTTATATGTATTTTAACATGGTGAGGCACCACGGAGGGGTACCCTATATCACCGTGCCGCAGGATCTAGAGAAAGACGATTTGCAAACACCTCGAAATACAACTAAGGAATGCTTCGACTTGATTATTAAAGACCTCGACGAAGCCATCGCATTACTCCCCCCAACTATTGCAAAAGGTTCTGCTGATTATGGTCGTATTGACGGTAATTTTGCGGTTGCATTTAAGGCGAAAGTGTTGTTATATAAAGCATCACCTCAGTTTAATCCAGCCAATCCGTATGACAATGGGTACTGGACGGAAGCCTATAATGCCAGCAAAATAGCTTACGAGAGATTGAAAGCAAATGGCTACAGTTTGACAACCGATTACGCCAATATCGCCCTGTTGGAAAAAGGACCTGAGGTGGTTTTCGCGGTAGTCAATGCCTATCCAAATAAAGTAGCCGCTTGGGACAATGGTGTGCGACCTGGTTCAGAAAGTAGAGGAGCGGCAGGGGCGGTTCCGTCTTGGGATTTTGTAAAAGCATTTCCGATGAAGGATGGAAGACCTTTTTCGGATCCTGCTGGAAAATATCACAAGTCGGACGCTGAATTCCTGCAATCATATTGGGAAAACAGGGATCCTCGATTTGACAAATCTATCGTATGGAACGGAAAGATTTATGAAGTGTCTGGAAAAACCGGAAAGCGACAATATACTTCTGTGGGTATCGCTGCTGATTTGGACAATTTTGGTGTCAATCCAAAAGCAAATACCCCATCCGAGAATTTGAATCGGTATAGTGGTTTTTTTATCTTGAAGAACTCCAAGCTATCCCTTAAGCAAACAGAGGTAGAGACCCAGTATGATGTCGATTATGTATTGATGCGATTTGCTGAAGTGATGATGAATTATGCAGAGGCAGCAAATGAAACGGGAGATTTCAACACCGCTTTAGATATTTTAAAGCAAATTCGTATGCGTGCAGGTATCGAGGCCGGCGCAGATGGTAAATATGGTATTATAGCTACAGACCGTACCCAGATGCGGGATGCGATATTAGCAGAGCGGAATATTGAGTTCTGCTTTGAAGGACATCGCTTTTGGGATTTAAGACGTTCTCGAAAATTGAATGTGTTGAACAACACGACCAAATACGGGGTGGAAGCAATCGCCATCAATAGCAATGGTAACGAAATGGATTTAGAAGAGGCTGCCGCATTGGCCAAAGCCTATCAACTGAAGGAAAATCAATTTAAATACAGCGTATTGCAGGTTCCGAACACCGGAAACAAGGTGAATTTGGTGCCTGATACCTATTACTTTTTCCCGATAGCACAATCGGTCATTGACAAAAATCCAAAAATCATTCAAAATAAGGACTGGGGTGGTGGTTTCGACCCCACTATACATGA